The stretch of DNA GATTTTTATGCTTTTGGTGACAGTGGAAGAAGAAGTTTGGATATGGACGCTGCCCTATTTTACTGCAATGCTAATCGAGAAGTACAATGGAGTAAAACTTTCGGTCAGACAGGAAACAAACATGAAGATACTGCTATTGGAATGGTAGATATTGCCACTTCAAATGATATGCTGGTATTTGGACAATCTGATGCAAATACCGAAGGACAGATTCGTTGGAAGCTATTGAACATCAATAAGCAAACGGGTATTTTAAACTGGGAAAAGCAGCTTGTAGAAATTCTAAGTTATAGCGGTGAAATCATTTCGCTAACAGACGGAAATTTTCTAGTAAGTGGTATTGCTTTTCCCGATATCATGGGCAATATCCATACCCGTTATATGAAAATCAATGCAAATGGGGATTCACTTTGGGTGACAGATATAGAAAGAGTTGACACTTATAGAACCATTACAGAGACCGAAAATGGAGAAATTTTAATTGTTACTCGCAAAAATTTTCAAAACCTTGTGCTTATCAAGTTAGGAAACGATGGACAAATACTCAGCGAAGTGAATTTGCCTTCTTCTTATGATTTTTTAGATATTTTGTATCTCGGAGACGGAGACAATCGCTTTATTTTAGTTGGAAACGCTTCTGGTTCAATGGGCAGCAATGGAACTCCAATGGTAGTAATGGAGATGGATAGCAATGGTACTATTATATGGCAAACCTTATTGGAGGATGATAGTTCTGACTTTAAGAGCCTTACTGCCAAAAAAGTTTTGCTGTCTCAGTCTGGAAAATTACTTGTCGTTGGTCAAAAATCCTTTGACAATTCTACTAAAAATAAAATCCATCTGTCATGTTTGTCCACAGACGGAAATATTCAATGGGAAAAAGACATTGCAGAATTGGACAAATCTATTTCAGTAGTAGATTTACTCGAAACTCCTTCTGGCAACATTGCAGTTTTGTTCAACTCCCTTGAAGAGATTTACAGAGCTAACTTCTCTCTGACGGGATTGATTTCTCGAACACAGTCAAGCAATATTCTTCAAACAGATGCCAATGGGGAATTGATATGGTCAAAGAAATACGGGAGTGATATTGGTTATGGAACTGAACTTTTTGATTTTAAACTGGCAGAAAACGGAGGTTTTATAGCTGTTGGCTATATTGATTATCAAAATTCAAGAGACATATATGTTTTCAAAACGGATGAAGATGGGCTACTCACGTCAATCAGCCCACTTCAAAAAAACGCTTTTGATTTTCGTGTTTTCCCCAATCCAAGCTCAGGAAATTTTCAAATCCAGTTGTCAGACAAGTCCCATACACCTATTAATGTTAGTATCTTCGATTCAACAGGCAAAAAGCACTTCAATACAAAGCTCATTCATTTGAATGAAAAGCTGAACCTTTCGTCTCTACCCAAAGGCATCTATTTATTGCAGCTAAGTGACGGAGAACAGTTTGTCGTAGAAAGGTTGGTGATAGAATAGTTTTCTCGCATTGCCCTTTATTTCCCAAACTGATATTGCAGCCCCAAACTGATGGCATTGGTATTTGAAACGATGTTGTTTTTGCCGCCATGAACGATTTGCATCCCGATGCCCAATTGACTTTCAGCCGTAAAGGTGACTCCTTTCAAGACCCTCAATGACAAACCCGCTTCGCCATACAAGCGAGTATAGGTACTTGCACTTGCTTTAGTATCCATATTTTCTATATCGCTTCCCCACGCCAACATTCTATTGTTGAAAGTCGTGCCGATGTTTGCGCCAGGCCCTGCATATAGATTGATAATACTGCCAATTCTTTTTTTGAAAAAATAGGTAGCTGACAGCATCAATTCGTTTTCAATCAAACAGTAGGTCAAGTTGTGCCATTGTCTGTTGTCATCAAAACCATAATAATCCAGCATTAACTCTCTATCCAAAGTCATGCTTAAGCCCAATCGAAGTTCTTGGTTCAGATTGCGCCTTTGTTGCTTGTAGTCAAAAGGATGCAAAGAAACATAAGCCCCGAATCGTCCACCTTCCATTTCAGCAATATAATTTTCGTTTGCCTTCAAATCACCCATACCAATAGAGGGAATCACGCCGCCACGAATCATGCTTTCCAAGCCTTTTTGAGTAATATTGGTGTAATTATCAATGTAACTTCCAGTATAAACTCCAATATTGGCAAGTTTCCACTTTTTGATTTTGGGAGTGCTGTTCTCTGAATTCGGAATAGTTTGTTGAGCCTGAACAAATTGAAGGGAAATAAAAATGCAGAAAGTCCAGAGTAGAAATTTGTAGGATGTTTTCATTTTGAGAATGATTTTGAATTAAAGAAAAAAGGTTTTTGTTTAAAGTAAAAAACGCATAGGCTAGAAAATACGTTGCTATTTTTTGTTTTCTTCAAAGGTAAATTACTTCAATGGAGGCTGCAATTACATTATTTGGACTTTATTCTATTGTCTTCATCAATCTCCTGACACAACTCCACCAAAACCCCGCTGCAATCTTTGGGATGCACAAAACACACCAGCTTATTATCAGCCCCTCGTTTTGGTTTTTC from Chitinophagales bacterium encodes:
- a CDS encoding T9SS type A sorting domain-containing protein; its protein translation is MRFFIFSLLLFFSSISLIGQTTYQKTYGTSSTDEVAFGGVSTESGDILLLNRVQSSENGTYDMQLLRLDKDGEQLWSKDYPTADFNEEILNLYALPSGGYLLTARLKKKDRSFGGLVIQVDALGEIIWMNTSDLSNKYLIATAIGENGDFVFLTLEEESFHLLAMDNTQNIVWEKELSDSELTLLDFNSIAAASDGGYILSGTGHLVTEQDRLMLLYKVDGQGNREWYRLQAEHYADSVGADSNTPQGEHVIQTNDGGYLHIGRTNGWIKRMVYRTDSNGETIWYAEDGSSTPDRIDVIERTDGGFLIVYGERLYSSRGDISHIDADGNVGSYKVLNSGLMGLIPTMDESGDFYAFGDSGRRSLDMDAALFYCNANREVQWSKTFGQTGNKHEDTAIGMVDIATSNDMLVFGQSDANTEGQIRWKLLNINKQTGILNWEKQLVEILSYSGEIISLTDGNFLVSGIAFPDIMGNIHTRYMKINANGDSLWVTDIERVDTYRTITETENGEILIVTRKNFQNLVLIKLGNDGQILSEVNLPSSYDFLDILYLGDGDNRFILVGNASGSMGSNGTPMVVMEMDSNGTIIWQTLLEDDSSDFKSLTAKKVLLSQSGKLLVVGQKSFDNSTKNKIHLSCLSTDGNIQWEKDIAELDKSISVVDLLETPSGNIAVLFNSLEEIYRANFSLTGLISRTQSSNILQTDANGELIWSKKYGSDIGYGTELFDFKLAENGGFIAVGYIDYQNSRDIYVFKTDEDGLLTSISPLQKNAFDFRVFPNPSSGNFQIQLSDKSHTPINVSIFDSTGKKHFNTKLIHLNEKLNLSSLPKGIYLLQLSDGEQFVVERLVIE